Part of the Scylla paramamosain isolate STU-SP2022 chromosome 15, ASM3559412v1, whole genome shotgun sequence genome, AGGTATGCACATTTTGTACATGGACTGCCACATGAAGGCCTACTGGCATTTTGCAAAtttcttcatgttcttatgttatgtgaGTGTAAGTGATACAAATATCATTTTATTACttacattttttcattttttctttttcttttttttctttttttttttctttttttttactgaactcAATGGCATCTTCTATAAGATATTCAGCTGCAGCAGATTTAGAATTAATAGTTTGTCCAACCAGAGACTCTTGGCTTGTGTTAAGAGGATGCGGTGCTTTTGCTGCACGCACATGCATCTAGAAGAAAGgtgtgtattttgttgttgcttgCTGGCTGGTGTTAATTCCATAAACTGCAACATCAAGGACCATGTAGTAGATaaattataacaataaaaaaaaataaaaataaaaaaataaataataataataataataataataataataataataataataataataataataataataataataataacaataataatgacaataatgataataataataataataataataataataataataataataataataataataatttatgtatCTACCTGGATATACCACTTCAGAAGCAATATTTCTAGAATGAGTTGCAGTAATGACAATGATATTGAGATCTAAATTGGAATCAAAGAACTTTTTATACATATGTCCAGTATCAGAACATGTATTGAAAGACATGTATTGAAAGACAAATTAATCAGGGAGTATATAAGAAACTGGAACAATAGTATGGTTTATTTTACTTGTAGTTACTGCCTTCCGAGACTAACTACTTGTTTATTCTGATAGATGTGAATACGgcaccttcatttttttttttttttttgtcaaatagacaaaacatacatatacacacttaCTCTGACTGTACTGTGTTCTTGTTATATCAAAGAAAGGATAATAGGTGTTTGGATACAAAGGTGTTAACTGTGTCAATATTCTCATGCATACATAGATGAAGTACGagatcacttatttatttattttttttttttacttatcccagttgttttcatcttcattGCAAGACTTTGCAATTCAACTCTTTAAAGTCTgatttgtccttttgtcctGTCCATTCATTTGTGGGTGGTACACAGAGGTCATCACACATTTTACTCCAAATAGTAAAAGTACATTCTTGTTGACCTTCAAATAGAATATATTGAAATTTAGTGGGAAGTACATTGTAAGATAAATTGGAATAGGAGCCATGCATTCTTACTGACCTCGGAAAGAATATGCAGAGAAGTacagaggaagtggagaaaacaATAGCTTAATGTGTGGTAAAGCTGTGGGAATGTTAAAATATGGAAGTAAAGTGATACCAGTTGTACATACATTGGACACTTTTAATATGCAAACTggtatggaagaaaagagaagtactATAGATGAGCGTATAAAGGCAGTTACTATCCTTCTTCATAAAGCTATAGGTTTAGAAATGAGTGCAACAGTTATACAAGGACAAGTTTGCTAACTGTGCCAGGAAAGGTCTATGGGAGAGTCTTGATTCAGAAACTGATGGAAGTGACCAAGGTGAAGGTCAGTGAGGAACAAAGTGGTTTTAAGAAAGCTGCATCTAATCAAACAGACTGGGAATCTGCTGTAGGATTATAAAGGCTGTTCTATGTAGCATGAATAGCCTGAATTTCAAAATACTATTCATTAGGAATTGCAGATATAACAAAAATCTATTGATGTCATACTTCCTAAATCAGTGATCAGAAAGTGTTCCTTTTATTGAATGTCAATAGctcctctttacttttatttatttatgtttttttttttttttatatcaaagaaaacctCTTACAATTACCTCATTCACAAATTCCCTTCCTTGATCAGTTATAATTTTGGAGGGTGGCCCATGGGAGTGAATAATTTTCACTATAACCCAGGCAACTGGGACCACATTAGTCTCTCAGTGGGTAGGCTACAACCCACTTGGTAAATAGATCTGTTATTGTGATGACAAATCTATTCCCATTTCTTGTTATTCTAAAGGGGTCTATAAGGTCCACTCCCAGTATTCCCCATCTCCCCTTAGCCTTGATGGAATGCAGTTGTGGACCCtgggttttttattttcttaaagaaCTGGCACTTAGGACAGGTGTTTATTTGAAAATCACAAAAATGGCACATATTTTATAATTGCTAAACTAAGTGAGTATTCACACTATACAAAGAAATCTGCAGATCTTCACAATTTTTGGACTCATCTTCACTGCATCCCATAAATCATCCAACTTTTGATACTTGTCAGTTTCTCTTTTGCCAAATATCTTTTCGAAACTTTTCTCTCAGCTTGTTTTGCTTCCAATCTTCAAAGTGTACTCTCAATTTTTTCATATACAGGAAGTGGTCAGTATATTTATTATACAGATTTCACAAACACAGTGAATATACATAGAAAGTATATATGAAACTAAatttttgcaaaaaaaaatgaatagagtGGAATGGGCCTTCATGCCTGTGAGGATTGTCACCAGGAGGCGATGGTAGTGCAATGGTTAGCACATCTGCCTGGCAAGTGGAAGGTCCCAGGTTTGATCCCCAAGTGCTGCCTGCCACCACTGTGTTGTTTGCACACACCAAACCTTATGAAATATATTTGCACTTAGATACACTAAACCTTATGAAATATATTTACACTGAAACAAAGTCTATAGAAATTCCAATCACCATTGCATGTCATGTATAATTGCATGtcatgtataatttttttccatgtttatattttctagGCACACCATGCACACAAACTACACCACCAACTATTAGCATCCAAATTCCAGGATTGAGATCTACAAGCAGTATTATAATTACATTCCCTCTCAAACTCACCAGCCTTTCTCTAGATTTGTAATACAAATCGAAAATTAAACTTAACAATTCTTGAATGCTATGGGATATTGTCAAccagtaatagtggtggttggTATAATCCCAACTCTTCTTTATTCCCAAGTGCCACTCTTTCCCATGAACTTCTTGAAGTACTAATTGCCCCTCTTTTTCACTCAAAAGCACTTGCCTTTTTGCAGGAAGGTTATTGTGGAGACCACAATAAAACAAAGTATCCCCTGCACAGAACAATAATACTTGAAAACTTTAAATCAGCTTGGTCATATATAAAGCTATGCACTCCAGTGAAAGGAGGGCATATGGTTGAGTGCACAGGATGTAATGCCTTTTCCATGATTAGACCTTGACTGATTTAACCAAATAAAAACTTTGGTGTAAGTATCTTACAAAGAcacttgaaaataataatgtcaccTGACCTCATGATTTCACTTAATCACTTATAGACACTGGCTGTAGACAAGGTGATATAAATAatttattctcctttattctcatcTTTATAACACACAACTCAGTCTTTTTACATACAAAAGTAACAAACCACTTCTATTCATATACTTGATGCAAAAATCTATGCATGCCTTCAGTGACTTGTTGTTTAAACAATAATATGAATACTTACATAAGTTTCTTAGTATTTTATTGCATAGCCCCTCCTCTTGATGACCATCTTAAGATGACATGGTACACTATCAGGAAAATTTTGCAGTGTCTCTGACTTAAATTCCTCTCAACATCTTTGTATCTTCATTTCAAGTCTGGGGAATGTGAAGGTGTCTTGTGAATGTAATTTGCCTTTAATGATGGCCTAGAGATTTTCAATAGAAGAGATATTGGGGGAATTACTTGGCCAGTTCTCTATCCTCTCAGTGCCAATGTCATCAAGCCAGTGAGTCGGGTCATGGGCTGTGTGGCATGATGTTCCATCCTGCTGGAAGATGAGTGCATACCTTCTCAAAACAGGCCTCCAGGCCTGTTTTTGAGAAGGTATGCTTTGTAGTTCAAAATACACCTGTTTGTTAACAGTTGTGTTCCTTGGAAACACATCCAGGCTCTTAAAACcacaaaaggaaaagtaacCCCACACCATGAGACTGGGAGGATGCTTTGTAGCCCTGCATGTGAAGCATGGCTCTTTAGGGTCAGAGCCAGGGCGATGGTATGCTTTTTTGCTGTGTCTCCACCACTTACACAGGATGTGATTTCATCACTCCAAAGTACAGTCTGCCACTTTTCGAGACAACAGTCTTTGTACTTCTTAGTGAAAAAGAAGCCTAATTTTTCTCCGGTGCTCATTTATCAGAGGGTTCTTCCATGCATGATAGTATTTTAATTGAAGGTAACACCTCACAGTATCTTGCACTGTACATAGTGACAGAGAGAATGGTTTCTCTCTGCCAGTTCCTTTGTTGCTGATTTGGGATTGGCTTCAAGTTCTTGCCTTATCACACTCATGGTTCTGCTGGACACTTTTCTAGGCCTCCCAGGCTGTTTCCAAGGAAGCAGAAATTCTTTCTCTCCGCCAGCCTTAAATCTTGCACTGTTCTGACCTTCAGTCCTTTCAGTTTACATATTTCCTTATTGCTGTGCCAAGCTTTGTAAAGATCTATGATTTactattgttttggtacctgtaTGTTTTCTATACATTGTGAAATCCATgagaaattaacaaaaacactGGGTTGAAAAATTCAAACATATGCTAATTTGAGAGGCAGTTTTAAATTTATGCATCTCAATTCATGGATCCTGGTGCAGAGGTTTTTAACACAAGCCTGCAGACCTACTTTCCTTACACAAAGGtttatgaaggaggaaggggacaaTACATGGGTGTGTTTCTATGTTCACTGTAGCATTGGTCGTAGAtttgtgaggaaggaggaggatttaagagAGGAAAAGGCAGTACAGATAAGACCTATTCAACTAAAATCTTAAAAGAAGAGTATTTAGGAAAAGGCAAGACATTGCATGCAGCCTTcatagatctaaaaaaaaaaagtgtgtaatAGAATTGAGAGAGAAGCTCTAGAATGTTTTCAAAATCTAAGTTGTAGGATAGTCATTGGCATTTTATATGACAGCAAGTGTCTGTGTGAGGGTGGAGAGAAAGCTTGGTGAGAGTTTTGTTacaggagcaggagaggagtgACGAATGAGGTAGGGAAGTTTGATGATTCCATGgtgattcagtattttattgTATGGATGCATGAGAGAGATTAATGCAGAGTTGGAAATGTTAGTGCAAGGCTTAAGAGAATAGAGTGGGTTAGGCAGTGGTTGCAAGCTTGTTTGCTGATCACACTGTTTTACCACCAGTGAAAGGGAACTTCAGATCAATGCATTTATCTATATCCAATGTGTTGTTACTGATATATAATCAAACAATCCACTGGAATAAGCTGAATGCAGGTGTTGGATCTTTTTCTCTCCAGCATCTTTCCATCCTGAGGTCAAGGTCATTATGACACTCTTAACTATGTGAAACCACCTGTCATACAATTTCATATGCTGCATACTTGACTGTAATAGCTACCTGAAAAAACAACAAGCCATGAACTATATAATACTTAAAATTTCTTATATACTTAATGAAAGAGAGTAAAAGCTGAGACTTTAATAATCCACAATGCAAGTAAATTGGAGCATATTGCATTAGTAAGGGAAGGAGTCATAACTTACCTTCAACCATAAAATTCCAAGCAGATTTCCATATGCCagtttttttcatgctttgCCATGAATCTATGTATTTTCTAATTTTTATGTAGTGGCTGATTTGACTTGGGTGAAGCCACTGATCTTTACTGTGGCGAACAATGATCTGAAGaccaaaagaacaaaaaattacaAGTATTAACAATGATGTTACAATTACTGAATCTGcagatttacatttttcttctcttcctccattaccGCTCCATTGGTTGTTTGCCTTCATGGAATAAAGTTGGtgctattatcatttatttgcttttttggGAAGATGTCTACAGATCATCTACTGTTAAGGAGAAACTAGAGTTACACAAATTGCAGAATACTATAGAAAGTacagataaagaaaactatTTTCCAGAGAGTAATATCAAAGTTAGGAAATGAGAAAATCTCATGGTatatgttaggttagtgacGTGGGGAAAGGGGCCCTGGTGGTATTGGGGAGAATGGATAAGAGTACTTGAAGGATAGAACTTTGTCTCAGAATGGTCCATAACTATTGCACAGAattaccatttctttctttattctgagTACCAGATGATTAACACAGACTCACTAATAAGACTTCATATGTTAACTACTGATTATACCAGATATTGCTGCCTGCCCTCATTTCTGTCTGTTTAATGTGGCAGTCATGTGCTTTCTCAAACATGTTTCTGGAGATACCACTAATATAATTTTAATGGTCTATCTACTTTGATTGATGTTCATTCCCAATAATTGTACATCTAAGCAATCCTCATTCTCCCTTGTAAAACAATGACAATCTTTATAGAATCATGGAgcaagaaacaaggaaacattAAAAACCATCTGTGCCAAAGAAATTGTTATACTTACAACCCTTGTTTACTTGCTGCATTCCCATCTTAAAATATTCCACGGACAATTGGCCATAGTACCATCACTGACCCTAACCTTGCAGATTTACCAGATCAAAACCTTCCATGAAACACTCTTATGTGGTAACACTGCTATCTAGAGCTTTCAGTTAACAGAATTCGGCATCCCTAACATTTTCTATATGCAGGAATCTATGCCTTTCCTTATGAACCTGGACATCATAGTATATTCtgtgatgtttttattaatttatttgaatGCTTAAACACATAagtaaacacatgattagccAAATCCTTTGTTATGGTACCGGAGTAATTCTATGTGCAccccctgcacacacacctgagttTTGAAGGGATGGAGGCCTCCACACTCCTTGTAAGACCCTTcagtgaaaatgagagagtgGCTCTTGTCTCTCTCATTAAAGGGAGGCCCATCGTTGTGTCCAAATGACAGGCTCCTAATATACAGCAGGAGAAGAAACAAACCTGGGAGGAAATACGTCAGCAATATGCTGAAATGTTTCCTCCCAGCAAAGGTCATACTGCCAGATCCATTCCCTGAAGTGCTGGTGGGACAACTACAAGCAAAAGTAAGTATATTCTAGACCTGGATCTGGATATTAATGTGCAGGCACATAACACACATATTAATTGTGTTGACTGCTGGGGGGACAGGGGAGCCAGCAGGGTgtgcaagggagggaagtgaatcAAGTGTAATTGTTAGTGTTGGTCTGCTGGGAAATTGGATATAATGCATCATCTCCTGAACATACCAACAGCCTAGTCTGAATGAACCAACTGCCTTGTCTGAATGCACCAGTCCCAATGCACCAGCAGCCTAGCTTCAGATTCACTGGTTCAGGGCTACTGAAGTTCGTGAAATCCCATTGTTTTCCTCAGCAcaggagggaatgaccttggtaaggtcaggagtgaggaactGTTCGGAAGGTTTTGACAGGCTTTTGaataggattagggacaagggaggtatccctgtggtgtgtgatgtcttgccgaggaggggagttggtgctgagtggctgtccaggtcTATTACAGTGAATCACAGGCTCGcaaatcattgtaagagtaatggatggatgttcatcgacaactgggacctcttctatggtagggacatcTTGTATGCCCAGGATGGAGTGCATTCATCACTCTAGGGTGTTTGGGTTTTTGGCCGGAACACTCGAgtgggaggtaactgcactccagcgcttttttcattagtcaggagggaagaaagggttaTGAGGTCAAAACaaaggacaaattagttaaatctagaaagataACTAGCACAGGGAAGATGAGAAACTGCTTAAGTGTTttctacacaaattgtagaagcattttgaataaaatagacttgcttagaggaatagcgtgtgtagagaaccttCATGCCAttactttaacagaaacttggttaggtatgtgaggaaaagtatttaatccataggttaagatagatggttatacacttgttctataaagacagggaaaacaggagaggaggaggcattgcATTATATGTTAGGggcacattacagtgttgttaTAACAGTATAATCAAAACAGATAGTAAAACaggagtcgatatgggtagatattaaggaaggaccacagtcagtagtactgggagtaatGTACAagccaccgaacagtacaaaggaaattaacagctcactgtggcaggaaataaatagagcagacAGGTACAGTCAGGCATGTGTgatagattttaattttaggaatattgaatgcagcctgatggtgggtaacaaggaagcagaggaatttcttaaggtaattcaggataatttttttaaaacCAGTTGTCATAGAACTcacaagggggaacaatattctGTATTTAATACTtgctaacagggaggaagcagtcacgcaggtagaggttggaggacagtgACCACTGgaaaattaggtacaatttaaactGAGAAGAAATTTTTtggaagcaaaaacactagtaaaatacctgactttaggagagcagattttgtgGAATTAATAAGGTACCTCCAAAGAGTTGATTGGCAATGAAtacagggtgaggtcaggtccaggacagagttgagagagataagacaGGATGataaaggtgaggtgaggtgtgagggtgtaaaacaagagggaagatgtgtcaggaaggggcagaggagagagagagaggtcaggtcatgctgaaatgggagaggtgaggttgaggcgaggagatgagggaggggagaggatggaaggggccaagatgaggggattaggtgaagtaaatgtaaatgagttgtataaatattttgtagataaattgcatacaggTCAGATAGAAAACATCTCATATAGAACaatatcacagaaaaattaccctaaatggatgactgctaggttaaaacattatatagggcagaagagaagtgtatataagagattaagggcaggtgaagaagttttaaggccacaatataatgaattagttagaacagtcaggagattaacaaggaaagctaagggcaattatgaattaatgCTGAATCTATAATATGGAAAATGCGAGCAAAGGAATATGTCATCTCTTTCATGATTGTTCTCTTAACCTAACTCCTATCAGGGCTCCACAACTCTGAGCAAGGGATGCTCAGTTGACGTAAGGGAGGTAACAGTTTTTGCCATCAAAAGATGAGTGCAAGATGTTCCATTATCTAATTCCCATCAGATGTAAGCACATGTCCCAAAGGCCACCACACTACTGTCTGAAAAGATAATCAAAAGAGGCTGATCTGTGGCATTTTTTTAAAATTCCCCTACAATTTTGAGATGTTCTAAGTCaaataacaaagtgaaataatCCATCCATTCTGTTGTCACAGATCAGTGGACATCATCTCAACCATATGATTCCTCATCATtagtttccttttccattttacAGGTGGAACCAAGCCCAGAGGATCATACTGACTGGCAAGTTGACTTAAAAGTAACCTTTTTGTCATATCTTGTGGCATTCTAAAAGGTAATGGTCCACTGTTAGGTAAGGA contains:
- the LOC135107260 gene encoding uncharacterized protein LOC135107260 isoform X2 produces the protein MMKLWVNFTALGNPTPDESLGFIWRPATADELQHLSLTPTPAMKGDTRREFMELTPASKQQQNTHLSSRCMCVQQKHRILLTQAKSLWLDKLLILNLLQLNIL
- the LOC135107260 gene encoding uncharacterized protein LOC135107260 isoform X1, coding for MMKLWVNFTALGNPTPDESLGFIWRPATADELQHLSLTPTPAMKGDTRREIIVRHSKDQWLHPSQISHYIKIRKYIDSWQSMKKTGIWKSAWNFMVEVYGINTSQQATTKYTPFF